In one Spirosoma rigui genomic region, the following are encoded:
- a CDS encoding GMC oxidoreductase yields MDSFQIQKAPTQYDVAIVGSGAGGGMAAYTLAKAGAKVVLLEAGGYFDPADPKYITQLKWPWESPRRGAGTTRAFGDFDAAWGGWDIEGEPYTTAPGTEFHWFRSRMLGGRTNHWGRISLRFGPDDFRRKSMTGIGEDWPIGYDDLKPFYDRVDKLIGVFGSVENFPNEPDGIFLPAPKPRLHELMIRKGAKTIGIPVLPSRLSILTKPINEERGACFYCSQCSRGCQAYADFSSSSVLVKPALKTGNVTLINGAMVREVLTDPASGLATGVSYVDTRTMQEVTVKAKTVVLAASAGETARLLLNSKSSRFSAGLANTSGVVGKYINDSTGASRSAFVPALMDRKRYNEDGVGGMHVFTPWWLDNKKLDFPRGYHIEYWGGMGMPAYGFGWGVEAMNGMIPGRDGKMKPGGGYGASLKDDYRRFYGAYVGMAGRGEPVPLESNYCEIDPNVVDKYGIPVLRFNYKWSQNEINQAKHMQDTFEEIIHSMGGIALGEKPGASTNYGLAEPGKIIHEVGTARMGNDAKSSALNKFQQAHDVKNLFVVDAAAFPSQGDKNVTWTILASSMRTSEYLIDQVKKKNI; encoded by the coding sequence ATGGACTCTTTTCAGATTCAAAAAGCCCCAACCCAGTACGATGTCGCTATTGTTGGCTCCGGTGCGGGAGGGGGTATGGCCGCCTACACGCTGGCAAAAGCGGGTGCCAAGGTGGTCCTGCTGGAAGCAGGTGGCTATTTCGACCCCGCCGACCCAAAGTATATTACCCAATTGAAATGGCCGTGGGAGTCGCCCCGGCGCGGAGCGGGTACGACCCGGGCGTTTGGTGATTTTGATGCGGCCTGGGGGGGCTGGGATATTGAAGGGGAACCCTATACAACAGCGCCGGGTACCGAATTTCACTGGTTCCGGTCGCGGATGCTGGGGGGACGGACCAACCACTGGGGGCGTATCTCTCTCCGGTTCGGTCCGGACGATTTCCGGCGTAAAAGCATGACCGGTATCGGCGAAGACTGGCCGATCGGGTATGACGATCTCAAACCGTTCTACGACCGGGTCGATAAACTGATCGGCGTATTCGGATCGGTGGAGAACTTCCCCAACGAACCCGACGGAATTTTTCTGCCTGCTCCCAAGCCACGGCTGCACGAGCTGATGATCCGGAAAGGGGCCAAGACCATCGGGATTCCAGTCCTGCCGTCGCGCCTGTCCATCCTGACCAAACCCATCAACGAAGAGCGGGGGGCGTGTTTTTACTGTAGCCAGTGCAGCCGGGGCTGTCAGGCCTACGCCGACTTTTCGTCGTCGTCGGTCCTGGTGAAGCCGGCCCTGAAAACGGGTAATGTAACGCTCATCAACGGAGCGATGGTGCGCGAAGTACTCACCGACCCGGCTTCGGGTCTGGCCACGGGCGTCAGCTACGTCGATACGCGTACCATGCAGGAAGTGACCGTGAAAGCCAAAACGGTCGTGCTGGCTGCCAGCGCGGGCGAAACGGCACGACTGCTACTCAACTCCAAATCGAGCCGTTTCTCAGCAGGTCTGGCCAACACCAGCGGGGTCGTTGGCAAATACATCAATGACTCGACGGGTGCCAGCCGGTCGGCGTTCGTACCGGCCCTGATGGACCGCAAACGCTACAACGAAGACGGGGTGGGCGGTATGCACGTCTTTACCCCCTGGTGGCTCGACAACAAGAAACTCGATTTCCCGCGCGGCTACCACATCGAATACTGGGGCGGCATGGGAATGCCCGCCTACGGCTTCGGCTGGGGCGTTGAAGCCATGAACGGCATGATTCCCGGCCGCGATGGGAAGATGAAACCGGGTGGCGGTTACGGCGCGAGTCTGAAAGACGACTACCGTCGTTTCTACGGTGCTTATGTCGGGATGGCCGGCCGCGGTGAACCCGTCCCGCTGGAAAGCAACTATTGCGAAATTGACCCCAACGTGGTCGATAAATACGGTATTCCGGTCCTGCGGTTCAACTACAAGTGGTCGCAGAACGAGATCAACCAGGCCAAGCACATGCAGGATACCTTCGAGGAGATCATCCACTCCATGGGCGGTATTGCCCTGGGCGAAAAGCCCGGTGCCAGCACCAACTACGGCCTGGCTGAGCCGGGTAAGATCATCCACGAGGTTGGAACGGCCCGGATGGGCAACGACGCCAAATCGTCGGCACTGAACAAATTCCAGCAGGCCCACGACGTGAAGAACCTGTTCGTGGTGGATGCGGCTGCATTCCCCTCGCAGGGTGACAAAAACGTAACCTGGACCATCCTGGCCAGTTCAATGCGGACGAGCGAATATTTAATCGATCAGGTGAAGAAGAAAAACATTTAA
- a CDS encoding gluconate 2-dehydrogenase subunit 3 family protein, with product MKRRDSLKALSLTGFGLAVGPVEAAVPAPPDVKPLKIPGGRQKFEAERDAKLMSEKFFTPHELQTVTVLSDIIIPADERSGSASQAGVPAFIEFMMKDQPQNQTPMRGGIRWLDNTCKKRYSKPFVECTKAQQIDMVDQIAYPKLAKPDMTQGASFFTMMRNLTATGFYTSQIGIKDLGYVGNVPNQWEGVPADVLKQYGLSYEEREMTSGK from the coding sequence ATGAAACGCAGAGACTCCCTTAAAGCCCTATCCCTTACCGGTTTTGGCCTGGCCGTTGGGCCCGTTGAAGCCGCAGTGCCCGCACCACCTGACGTTAAGCCGCTTAAAATTCCGGGTGGACGCCAGAAGTTCGAAGCCGAGCGCGACGCCAAGCTCATGAGCGAGAAATTCTTCACGCCCCATGAGTTGCAGACCGTTACGGTGCTGTCAGATATCATCATCCCCGCCGACGAGCGGTCGGGGAGTGCTTCGCAGGCGGGCGTTCCGGCTTTCATCGAGTTCATGATGAAGGACCAGCCCCAGAACCAGACCCCCATGCGGGGCGGTATCCGCTGGCTCGACAACACCTGCAAGAAGCGCTATAGCAAGCCGTTTGTGGAGTGTACCAAGGCTCAGCAGATCGATATGGTCGACCAGATTGCGTACCCTAAACTGGCCAAACCGGACATGACGCAGGGGGCGTCCTTCTTTACGATGATGCGCAACCTGACGGCTACGGGCTTTTATACCAGCCAGATAGGCATCAAAGACCTGGGCTACGTGGGTAACGTGCCCAACCAGTGGGAGGGTGTGCCCGCCGACGTGCTCAAGCAGTACGGCCTGTCGTATGAAGAGCGCGAGATGACCTCGGGAAAATAG
- a CDS encoding LytR/AlgR family response regulator transcription factor yields the protein MTPMRCLAIDDEPFALEILADDIRRVPFLTLAGQFSSPLAASDLLRRESIDLLFLDIQMPTQTGIQFLRTLSDPPMVIFTTAYEQYALEGYELAVVDYLLKPIPFERFQKAVSKAYELFQLRLSASEPTPPAPAERSFFFIFSEYREIKIFFDEILYVEGLKDYVKIYTSQQPRPFLSRLSLKALEGRLPDRDFCRVHKSFIVPLARIRSFQRTKLFIGAQEIPVGSSYVAEFERKYRIG from the coding sequence ATGACACCCATGCGTTGCCTGGCCATTGACGATGAACCGTTTGCGCTGGAGATCCTGGCCGACGACATCCGTCGTGTTCCTTTTCTTACGTTGGCCGGTCAGTTCTCCAGCCCCCTCGCGGCCTCCGACCTGCTCCGGCGGGAATCGATCGATCTGCTGTTTCTGGACATTCAGATGCCTACCCAGACGGGCATTCAATTCCTTAGGACCCTGAGTGATCCACCGATGGTTATTTTCACAACGGCCTATGAGCAGTACGCCCTGGAAGGTTACGAACTCGCCGTTGTCGATTACCTGCTCAAGCCCATTCCCTTCGAGCGGTTCCAGAAGGCGGTAAGCAAGGCTTACGAACTGTTTCAGCTGCGGCTGTCGGCCAGCGAACCCACCCCACCCGCGCCCGCCGAACGGAGCTTTTTTTTCATTTTCTCCGAGTACCGCGAGATCAAGATTTTCTTCGACGAAATTCTGTACGTGGAAGGGTTGAAGGATTACGTCAAGATTTATACGAGCCAGCAGCCCCGCCCGTTTCTCAGCCGCCTGTCGCTTAAGGCCCTGGAAGGGCGGCTGCCCGACCGCGATTTTTGCCGGGTGCATAAGTCCTTTATCGTTCCCTTGGCCCGCATCCGTTCCTTTCAGCGAACCAAACTTTTTATCGGTGCGCAGGAAATCCCCGTTGGCAGCAGTTATGTTGCGGAGTTTGAGCGGAAGTACCGTATCGGGTAG
- a CDS encoding sensor histidine kinase produces the protein MKFFERYEGWFHAIGWAVFLNLPLLTLPDFLLNRQDLISIGMAQLLTGGLMITFFYVNLHQLTPALLLHQRTRRFALLVGVMLVSVVVLKVLCFYVFPPSAMHPDAPPPSWPDGTVPPGRPAGPGPHSPWPGVLGTILSLAGVLLVSSMIALFRNHTRSQALQQQIMLEKVSTELAMLKLQVSPHFLFNTLNNIRWLARRKSDQTEAAVVTLAQLLRYMLYQAQQDSVPLRKEVQHLQDYIDLQKMRLTDLHTVTFHHTGDIDAHPIEPLLFIPFVENAFKYGIHGQQPGHIHIALAVTDDTLTFVTENPAPPAGEPSTAEPDPGSGIGVANVRKRLALHYAHRHEITLTNENGLFRVALTLHLHHDTHALPGH, from the coding sequence GAACGCTACGAGGGCTGGTTCCACGCCATTGGCTGGGCGGTCTTCCTTAATCTGCCTCTGCTGACGCTACCCGATTTCCTGCTGAACCGACAGGACCTGATCAGTATTGGCATGGCCCAGCTGCTGACGGGCGGGCTGATGATCACATTCTTTTATGTCAACCTGCACCAGCTGACGCCCGCGCTGCTCCTGCACCAGCGCACCCGCCGGTTTGCGCTGCTGGTGGGGGTCATGCTGGTGAGCGTCGTCGTGCTTAAAGTGCTGTGCTTTTACGTGTTTCCTCCATCGGCAATGCACCCCGATGCCCCCCCTCCATCCTGGCCCGACGGCACGGTACCCCCCGGGCGGCCAGCCGGTCCGGGACCGCACAGCCCCTGGCCCGGGGTGCTAGGCACCATTCTGTCGCTGGCCGGGGTGTTACTGGTGAGTTCAATGATCGCGCTGTTTCGCAACCACACGCGTTCTCAGGCGCTGCAGCAGCAGATCATGCTGGAGAAAGTCTCTACCGAGCTGGCCATGCTGAAGCTGCAAGTAAGTCCCCATTTTCTCTTTAACACGCTCAACAACATCCGCTGGCTGGCGCGTCGCAAATCCGACCAGACCGAAGCCGCAGTAGTCACGCTGGCCCAGCTGCTGCGGTACATGCTGTACCAGGCGCAGCAGGATAGCGTTCCCCTGCGGAAAGAGGTTCAGCACCTTCAGGATTACATTGACCTGCAAAAGATGCGGCTCACCGACCTGCACACGGTTACGTTTCACCACACGGGCGACATCGACGCGCACCCGATCGAACCGCTGCTGTTCATTCCATTTGTCGAAAATGCCTTCAAATACGGTATCCACGGCCAGCAGCCCGGTCACATTCACATTGCGCTGGCCGTTACCGACGACACCCTTACCTTTGTGACCGAGAACCCGGCCCCGCCCGCGGGCGAGCCATCTACTGCCGAGCCGGACCCCGGTTCGGGCATCGGCGTAGCCAACGTTCGGAAACGGCTGGCGCTTCACTACGCCCACCGGCACGAGATCACCCTTACGAACGAAAACGGCCTCTTCCGCGTGGCGTTAACCCTTCACCTACACCATGACACCCATGCGTTGCCTGGCCATTGA